A genomic window from Salvia splendens isolate huo1 chromosome 11, SspV2, whole genome shotgun sequence includes:
- the LOC121755791 gene encoding ketol-acid reductoisomerase, chloroplastic-like, protein MAAAAHTSFSTASASARALNPPTKAPAASVGFLSSSSPSLKALRSAACSRAGSGSAAAARMVSVPAIKPQESLDFQTSVFNKEKVNLAGHEEYIVRGGRNLFKLLPDAFKGIKQIGVIGWGSQGPAQAQNLRDSLAEVNSDIVVKIGLRKGSHSFAEARAAGFTEESGTLGDIYETISGSDLVLLLISDSAQADNYEKVFSHMKPNSILGLSHGFLLGHLQSVGLDFPKNISVIAVCPKGMGPSVRRLYVQGKEVNGAGINSSFAVHQDVDGRATDVALGWSVALGSPFTFATTLEQEYRSDIFGERGILLGAVHGVVECLFRRYTENGMSEDLAYKNTVESITGTISKTISTKGMLAVYNALVAQGKKDFETAYSASYYPCMDILYECYEDVASGSEIRSVVLAGRRFYEKEGLPAFPMGKIDQTRMWKVGERVRAQRPAGDLGPLYPFTAGVFVALMMAQIEILRKKGHSYSEIINESVIESVDSLNPFMHARGVSFMVDNCSTTARLGSRKWAPRFDYILTQQALVAVDNGSPINQDLMGNFLSDPVHGAIEVCAQLRPTVDISVPADADFVRPELRQSGN, encoded by the exons ATGGCGGCGGCCGCCCATACCTCCTTCTCCACTGCCTCCGCATCCGCCAGAGCTCTCAATCCCCCTACCAAAGCTCCAGCCGCATCCGTCGGCTTCCTATCCTCCTCGTCCCCCTCTCTCAAGGCGCTCCGCTCCGCCGCATGCTCTAGAGCCGGCTCCGGCTCCGCCGCCGCAGCTCGCATGGTCTCGGTCCCCGCAATTAAGCCTCAGGAGTCTCTGGATTTTCAGACTTCAGTGTTCAACAAGGAGAAGGTCAATCTCGCCGGTCACGAGGAG TACATTGTGAGAGGAGGAAGGAATCTGTTCAAGTTATTGCCAGATGCATTTAAGGGCATTAAGCAGATTGGGGTGATTGGTTGGGGCTCACAG GGACCTGCTCAAGCTCAGAACTTGAGGGATTCTCTTGCTGAAGTAAATTCTGATATTGTTGTTAAG ATTGGTTTGAGAAAGGGTTCTCATTCATTTGCTGAGGCCCGTGCTGCTGGGTTTACTGAAGAAAGTGGGACGCTTGGAGACATCTATGAAACAATATCTGGGAGTGACTTGGTGCTGCTCTTGATATCGGATTCAGCTCAG GCTGATAATTATGAAAAAGTGTTCTCACACATGAAACCAAACAGTATCCTTGGACTTTCCCATGGGTTCCTGTTGGGACATCTGCAGTCGGTGGGTCTTGACTTTCCAAAGAACATTAGTGTAATAGCTGTATGTCCCAAGGGGATGGGTCCCTCTGTGAGAAGGTTATATGTGCAAGGGAAAGAAGTCAATGGAGCTGGTATCAACTCAAGTTTTGCTGTTCACCAG GATGTTGATGGCAGAGCTACTGATGTTGCCCTTGGATGGTCAGTGGCCCTTGGTTCACCTTTCACTTTTGCCACTACCTTGGAGCAGGAATATAGAAGTGATATCTTTGGGGAGCGAG GTATTTTGCTTGGTGCTGTACATGGTGTTGTGGAGTGCTTATTCAGAAGGTACACTGAAAATGGGATGAGTGAAGATCTTGCTTATAAGAACACAGTTGAGAGCATTACAGGGACAATATCAAAGACCATATCAACAAAG GGTATGCTAGCAGTCTATAATGCCTTAGTTGCACAAGGCAAAAAGGACTTTGAGACAGCGTATAGTGCTTCATACTATCCCTGCATGGACATCCTGTATGAATGCTACGAAGATGTGGCCAGTGGCAGTGAGATCAGGAGTGTTGTCTTGGCTGGCCGTCGATTTTAT GAAAAGGAAGGCCTCCCTGCCTTCCCTATGGGTAAAATTGACCAGACACGGATGTGGAAAGTTGGCGAGCGTGTGAGAGCTCAGCGTCCAGCAGGTGATTTGGGACCTCTTTATCCTTTCACGGCAGGAGTTTTTGTGGCACTCATGATGGCCCAG ATAGAGATCTTGAGGAAGAAGGGACACTCCTACTCCGAGATCATAAATGAGAGTGTGATCGAGTCCGTGGACTCGTTGAATCCTTTCATGCATGCTCGCGGTGTATCTTTCATGGTGGACAACTGCTCGACAACAGCGCGGTTGGGATCAAGGAAATGGGCCCCAAGATTCGATTACATCCTCACACAGCAGGCGCTGGTTGCAGTCGACAACGGCTCCCCCATCAACCAGGACCTCATGGGCAACTTCCTGTCAGACCCTGTGCACGGTGCCATCGAAGTATGCGCCCAGCTGAGGCCCACCGTCGACATCTCAGTGCCCGCAGATGCAGATTTCGTCCGCCCGGAGCTGCGGCAATCTGGCAACTGA
- the LOC121756489 gene encoding 14-3-3 protein 9-like, whose protein sequence is MASSSDRVTAVYVAKLAEQAERHDEMVDSMKKVAEMDVELTIEERNLLSVGYKNVIGSRRASWRILSSIEQKEESRGNEQNAKRIKEYRQKVESELTNICNDIMTVVDEHLIPSCTAGESTVFYYKMKGDYYRYLAEFKAGNDRNDVADQSLKAYELATKSAETELPPTHPILLGLALNFSVFYYEILNSPERACHLAKQAFDEALSELDTLNEESYKDSTLILQLLRDNLTLWTSDIPEDADEAQRLDATTKVGSEDAVANK, encoded by the exons ATGGCTTCCTCTTCAGATCGCGTAACCGCCGTCTACGTCGCTAAACTCGCCGAGCAAGCCGAGCGACATGACG AGATGGTGGATTCAATGAAAAAGGTTGCTGAAATGGATGTGGAGTTAACAATAGAGGAGAGGAACTTGCTCTCTGTAGGGTACAAGAATGTGATCGGGTCGAGAAGAGCTTCGTGGAGAATCTTATCCTCAATTGAGCAGAAGGAAGAGTCGAGGGGAAACGAGCAGAATGCCAAGCGGATCAAGGAGTACCGCCAGAAGGTTGAGTCAGAGCTCACTAACATTTGTAACGATATCATGACAGTAGTTGACGAGCATCTTATTCCTTCGTGCACGGCTGGTGAATCGACTGTGTTTTACTATAAGAT GAAAGGGGATTACTATAGGTATCTGGCTGAATTTAAGGCCGGTAATGACAGGAACGACGTTGCTGATCAGTCACTCAAAGCATACGAG CTGGCTACTAAATCTGCTGAGACAGAGCTGCCTCCAACGCATCCTATTCTCTTGGGGTTGGCTTTGAATTTTTCGGTCTTCTACTATGAAATTCTGAATTCCCCCGAAAG GGCATGCCATCTTGCAAAGCAAGCTTTTGATGAAGCTCTCTCTGAGCTCGATACCTTGAACGAAGAATCATACAAGGATAGCACCTTAATTCTGCAACTGCTTCGGGACAACCTCACACTGTGGACCTCTGACATTCCTGAGGATGCAG ACGAAGCACAAAGGCTGGATGCTACGACTAAGGTTGGAAGCGAAGATGCAGTTGCTAATAAG TGA
- the LOC121755994 gene encoding protein CONSERVED ONLY IN THE GREEN LINEAGE 160, chloroplastic-like, whose protein sequence is MAAVHCCLSVTSAAVPSSQDSQSPPPQPISRPPTKIILPNKKPEKWSTGVAPGEYGGPPTTTKLRKYWGGEQDPLASDDYLWNKDFMDRMKKLIQDPEDVSKDSTFTSVKEEPSGFLSLNRVMSLDNMEVDLSKELAAPSASVVEEQVEEQTVRTAGRKWRPAPTRRELDKWDRAAKAASGGSDVMLRESRRARGDPVVLAAQSREQYYKLKNKLQVLTVGIGGVGLVSAYFTYSPEIAASYGAGWLGSLVYMRMLGNSIDSMADGARGVIKGAMAQPRLLVPVVLVMVFNRWNGILVPDYGFMPLDLIPMLVGFFTYKIATFMQAIEEAVNVAAGKSEA, encoded by the exons ATGGCGGCAGTTCATTGCTGCCTCTCAGTGACCTCCGCCGCCGTTCCCAGCTCCCAAGACTCGCAATCCCCGCCGCCGCAGCCCATCTCGAGGCCGCCGACCAAGATCATTCTGCCGAACAAGAAGCCGGAGAAGTGGTCCACCGGGGTGGCTCCGGGGGAGTACGGCGGCcctcccaccaccaccaagcTCAGAAAGTACTGGGGCGGAGAGCAGGACCCCCTCGCCTCCGATGATTATTTGTGGAATAAGGATTTCATGGATCGCATGAAGAAGCTCATTCAGGACCCTGAGGATGTTTCGAAAGACTCTACCTTTACATCTGTAAAG GAGGAGCCGTCTGGATTTCTTAGCTTGAATAGAGTCATGAGCTTGGACAA TATGGAAGTCGACTTGAGCAAAGAACTAGCAGCTCCTTCTGCATCCGTAGTGGAAGAGCAAGTCGAGGAGCAG ACTGTTAGGACTGCCGGTAGGAAATGGAGACCAGCTCCAACACGTCGTGAGCTAGACAAGTGGGATAGAGCTGCCAAGGCTGCAAGCGGAGGCAGT GATGTCATGCTGCGGGAATCAAGGCGCGCAAGAGGGGATCCCGTGGTTTTGGCTGCTCAGTCGAGGGAACAATATTATAAG TTGAAAAACAAATTGCAAGTGCTCACGGTGGGAATCGGTGGCGTTGGGTTGGTTTCAGCCTATTTCACATATTCTCCAGAAATTGCAGCAAG CTATGGTGCTGGCTGGCTCGGTTCTTTGGTGTACATGCGAATGCTCGGTAACAGTATTGATTCCATGGCCGATGGAGCAAGAGGGGTTATCAA GGGAGCAATGGCGCAGCCTAGGCTGTTGGTGCCCGTAGTCTTAGTGATGGTATTCAATCGATGGAACGG GATTTTAGTGCCCGACTATGGATTCATGCCCCTTGATTTGATCCCGATGCTGGTTGGGTTCTTCACGTACAAGATCGCCACTTTTATGCAGGCGATAGAGGAGGCGGTGAACGTCGCTGCCGGAAAATCCGAAGCTTGA